The Cucumis melo cultivar AY chromosome 6, USDA_Cmelo_AY_1.0, whole genome shotgun sequence genome includes a region encoding these proteins:
- the LOC103493346 gene encoding NAC domain-containing protein JA2L, which translates to MDPLTQLSLPPGFRFFPTDEELLVQYLCRKVAGHHFSLQLIAEIDLYKFDPWVLPGKALFGEKEWYFFSPRDRKYPNGSRPNRVAGSGYWKATGTDKIISSEGKNVGIKKALVFYVGKAPKGTKTNWIMHEYRLITSSRKTGSSKLDDWVLCRIYKKNSSCQKPTGSISSKEYSNASPSSSIDEVIESLPETGDDFFAYPKTTLQHNDIMNKFNFEIPADSVHSDWASLAGLYSVPELAPVDHSGTFDFNNNNNTIADLYVPSVTSSFCQVDYPPASAFRYSTQQRDGGGVFGFSQ; encoded by the exons ATGGACCCACTGACGCAGCTTAGCTTACCGCCGGGATTCAGATTTTTTCCGACCGATGAAGAGCTTTTAGTTCAATATCTTTGCCGGAAAGTGGCCGGCCACCATTTTAGCTTGCAACTCATCGCTGAGATTGACTTGTACAAATTCGATCCATGGGTTTTACCTG GAAAGGCTTTATTCGGGGAAAAGGAATGGTACTTTTTCAGCCCAAGAGACCGGAAATATCCAAACGGGTCTAGACCAAACCGGGTAGCCGGTTCGGGTTACTGGAAGGCGACCGGTACGGATAAAATAATCTCGTCGGAAGGGAAGAACGTCGGAATTAAAAAGGCTCTGGTTTTCTACGTCGGAAAAGCTCCTAAGGGAACAAAAACGAATTGGATTATGCATGAGTATCGCCTTATTACTTCCTCCAGAAAAACAGGAAGCTCCAAG CTGGACGATTGGGTTTTATGTCGGATTTATAAGAAGAATTCGAGTTGTCAAAAGCCGACGGGGAGTATTTCAAGTAAGGAATACAGTAACGCCTCACCCTCGTCGTCAATCGACGAAGTCATCGAATCCCTACCAGAAACGGGCGACGATTTCTTTGCATACCCAAAAACAACATTACAACATAACGACATTATGAATAAATTCAACTTTGAAATTCCGGCGGACTCTGTACATTCCGATTGGGCGAGTTTGGCCGGGCTTTACTCAGTGCCGGAACTCGCTCCCGTCGACCATTCGGGGACATTCGAtttcaacaacaacaataacacgATCGCTGATCTGTATGTTCCTTCAGTTACATCGTCGTTTTGCCAGGTGGATTATCCGCCGGCGTCGGCGTTCCGTTACTCGACGCAACAAAGGGACGGCGGCGGAGTGTTCGGATTCAGCCAATGA